A window of the Streptomyces sp. JB150 genome harbors these coding sequences:
- a CDS encoding helix-turn-helix domain-containing protein: MTTTQERVPEQDLPYNVFSRACPSRGTLEHVTGRWGALTLGALYEGSFRFNELRRRVDGVSEKMLSQTLHALERDGLVHREAQPTNPPRVDYELTPLGRGVAERLMGLIHFVEGRMDDVLAARERYDAARAPR, from the coding sequence ATGACGACCACCCAGGAGCGCGTGCCGGAGCAGGACCTCCCGTACAACGTGTTCTCCAGGGCCTGCCCCTCGCGCGGCACGCTGGAGCACGTCACCGGCCGCTGGGGCGCGCTCACCCTCGGGGCCCTGTACGAGGGGTCGTTCCGCTTCAACGAGCTGCGCCGCCGGGTCGACGGCGTCAGCGAGAAGATGCTGTCCCAGACGCTGCACGCGCTGGAGCGCGACGGACTGGTGCACCGCGAGGCCCAGCCCACCAACCCGCCGCGGGTGGACTACGAACTGACCCCCCTCGGCCGCGGCGTCGCCGAGCGCCTGATGGGCCTCATCCACTTCGTGGAGGGCCGCATGGACGACGTCCTCGCCGCCCGGGAGCGCTACGACGCGGCCCGCGCGCCGCGCTGA
- the rnc gene encoding ribonuclease III translates to MSTPKKNSADNQASSHTLLEGRLGYKVESALLVRALTHRSYAYENGGLPTNERLEFLGDSVLGLVVTDTLYRTHPDLPEGQLAKLRAAVVNSRALAEVGRTLDLGSFIRLGRGEEGTGGRDKASILADTLEAVIGAVYLDQGLDSAAELVHRLFDPLIEKSSNLGAGLDWKTSLQELTATEGLGVPEYLVTETGPDHEKTFTAAARVGGVSYGTGTGRSKKEAEQQAAESAWRAIRAAADERAKAATAAAAAAVDAAPAEEGSADTSSATA, encoded by the coding sequence GTGTCCACGCCGAAGAAAAACTCTGCGGACAACCAGGCCTCGTCCCACACGCTTCTGGAAGGGCGGCTCGGCTACAAGGTCGAGTCCGCCCTTCTGGTGCGAGCGCTGACCCACCGTTCCTACGCGTACGAGAACGGCGGTCTGCCGACGAACGAGCGGCTGGAGTTCCTGGGGGACTCCGTGCTCGGCCTCGTCGTCACGGACACGCTGTACCGCACCCACCCCGACCTGCCCGAAGGCCAGCTGGCCAAGCTGCGGGCCGCGGTGGTCAACTCGCGCGCGCTGGCGGAGGTGGGGCGGACGCTGGACCTCGGCTCCTTCATCCGGCTCGGCCGGGGTGAAGAGGGCACGGGCGGCCGGGACAAGGCGTCCATCCTCGCCGACACCCTCGAAGCGGTGATCGGCGCGGTCTACCTCGACCAGGGCCTGGACTCGGCGGCGGAGCTGGTGCACCGTCTGTTCGACCCGCTGATCGAGAAGTCCTCCAACCTGGGCGCCGGCCTGGACTGGAAGACATCCCTCCAGGAGCTGACCGCGACCGAAGGCCTCGGCGTCCCCGAGTACCTGGTCACGGAGACCGGCCCCGACCACGAGAAGACCTTCACTGCTGCCGCCCGCGTCGGAGGCGTCTCGTACGGCACCGGCACCGGCCGCAGCAAGAAGGAGGCCGAGCAGCAGGCCGCGGAATCCGCCTGGCGCGCCATCCGCGCCGCGGCGGACGAGCGCGCCAAGGCGGCGACAGCCGCGGCGGCGGCCGCCGTCGACGCCGCTCCGGCCGAGGAGGGCAGCGCCGACACCTCGTCGGCGACCGCCTGA
- the mutM gene encoding bifunctional DNA-formamidopyrimidine glycosylase/DNA-(apurinic or apyrimidinic site) lyase, which yields MPELPEVEVVRRGLERWVAHRTVADAEVLHPRAVRRHGAGGEDFAQRLKGHRIGTPSRRGKYLWLPLEDTEQAILAHLGMSGQLLVQPHEAPDEKHLRIRVRFADDLGTELRFVDQRTFGGLSLHDTTPDGLPDVIAHIARDPLDPLFDDEAFHRALRRKRTTIKRALLDQSLISGVGNIYADEALWRSRLHYDRPTSTFTRSRTGELLGHVRDVMNAALAVGGTSFDSLYVNVNGESGYFDRSLDAYGREGLPCKRCGTPMRRRPWMNRSSYYCPRCQRPPRISA from the coding sequence ATGCCCGAGTTGCCCGAGGTCGAGGTCGTCCGGCGTGGGCTGGAGCGGTGGGTCGCCCACCGGACCGTCGCCGACGCCGAAGTGCTGCACCCGCGTGCCGTACGCCGGCACGGGGCGGGCGGGGAGGACTTCGCGCAGCGGCTGAAGGGGCACCGGATCGGCACGCCCAGCCGCCGCGGCAAGTATCTGTGGCTGCCGCTGGAAGACACCGAGCAGGCGATCCTCGCCCACCTCGGAATGAGCGGCCAGCTGCTGGTCCAGCCGCACGAGGCGCCGGACGAGAAGCACCTGCGCATCCGGGTCCGCTTCGCCGACGACCTCGGCACCGAGCTGCGCTTCGTCGACCAGCGCACCTTCGGCGGGCTCTCGCTGCACGACACCACCCCGGACGGCCTGCCCGACGTCATCGCGCACATCGCCCGCGACCCCCTGGACCCGCTCTTCGACGACGAGGCCTTCCACCGGGCGCTGCGCCGCAAGCGGACCACCATCAAGCGGGCCCTGCTCGACCAGTCGCTGATCAGCGGCGTCGGCAACATCTACGCGGACGAGGCGCTGTGGCGCTCCCGTCTGCACTACGACCGCCCGACCTCCACCTTCACCCGCTCGCGCACCGGCGAGCTGCTGGGCCATGTGCGGGACGTGATGAACGCGGCCCTGGCGGTCGGCGGCACCAGCTTCGACAGCCTCTACGTCAACGTCAACGGCGAGTCCGGTTACTTCGACCGCTCGCTGGACGCGTACGGCCGTGAGGGGCTGCCGTGCAAGCGGTGCGGTACGCCGATGCGCCGCCGCCCGTGGATGAACCGCTCCAGCTACTACTGCCCGCGCTGCCAGCGCCCGCCGCGCATCTCGGCGTAG
- the rpmF gene encoding 50S ribosomal protein L32, protein MAVPKRKMSRSNTRHRRSQWKAAVPTLVACERCHEPKQQHIACPSCGTYNKRQVLEV, encoded by the coding sequence GTGGCTGTTCCGAAGCGGAAGATGTCGCGCAGCAACACGCGCCACCGCCGGTCGCAGTGGAAGGCTGCGGTCCCCACCCTGGTTGCGTGCGAGCGCTGCCACGAGCCCAAGCAGCAGCACATCGCGTGCCCGTCGTGCGGCACCTACAACAAGCGCCAGGTCCTCGAGGTCTGA